A single window of Cytophagales bacterium DNA harbors:
- the pruA gene encoding L-glutamate gamma-semialdehyde dehydrogenase has translation MSKGFFNVPTPENEPVLSYAPGTTERDELKAALKEARSKEIDIPMFIGGKEVRTGNTVKIAPPHDHKHILGHYHAGDASHVKAAVDAALAAKEKWASISWEHRASIFLKAADLLAGPYRAKLNAATMLGQSKNAFQAEIDAVCELVDFLRFNVAYLTEIYKQQPGSAAGMWNRIEQRPLEGFVFALTPFNFTSIAGNLPSAPALMGNVVVWKPSKTQIYSAHVLIEIFREAGVPDGVINLILVDGPTAGEVILNHPDFAGFHFTGSTEVFQNIWKTVGANIQNYKTYPRIVGETGGKDFIIAHRSADPKQLATAISRGAFEYQGQKCSAASRAYIPSNLWDSVKKSVREDVSSFKMGGPEDFTNFINAVIDESSFDKITTYIDGAKKSNDAEIIAGGNYDKSKGYFIQPTVILAKDPTYVTMCEELFGPVMTIYVYDKDKYEETLKLVDSTSPYALTGAVFAKDRYAIDLACKILTNAAGNFYINDKPSGAVVGQQPFGGSRKSGTNDKAGSMINLMRWVSPRTIKETFVPATDYRYPFLSA, from the coding sequence ATGTCAAAAGGATTCTTCAACGTACCAACACCCGAAAATGAACCGGTACTGTCTTATGCACCGGGAACGACGGAAAGGGATGAGCTAAAAGCTGCATTAAAGGAAGCGAGATCAAAAGAAATTGATATCCCCATGTTCATTGGCGGAAAAGAGGTAAGAACAGGGAATACTGTCAAAATAGCTCCACCGCATGACCACAAGCATATATTAGGTCATTATCATGCAGGTGATGCTTCGCATGTGAAAGCTGCAGTGGATGCTGCCCTGGCAGCTAAAGAAAAATGGGCATCTATTTCATGGGAACACAGGGCAAGTATATTCCTTAAAGCGGCTGACCTTCTGGCAGGACCTTACAGGGCAAAATTAAATGCTGCAACCATGCTGGGCCAGTCTAAAAATGCTTTCCAGGCAGAAATTGACGCTGTATGTGAGCTGGTAGACTTCCTGCGTTTTAATGTTGCCTACTTAACAGAGATATATAAGCAGCAGCCCGGATCAGCAGCAGGGATGTGGAACAGGATTGAACAAAGGCCTTTGGAAGGGTTTGTATTTGCGCTCACGCCTTTCAATTTCACTTCAATTGCGGGTAATCTGCCCTCAGCACCGGCTTTGATGGGCAATGTGGTGGTATGGAAGCCTTCTAAAACCCAGATATATTCTGCCCATGTTTTGATAGAAATATTCAGAGAAGCGGGTGTGCCGGATGGCGTCATCAATTTGATCCTGGTAGATGGGCCCACTGCCGGGGAAGTTATTCTCAACCATCCTGATTTTGCCGGCTTTCATTTTACAGGCAGTACGGAAGTTTTCCAAAATATCTGGAAAACTGTGGGCGCCAATATCCAAAATTATAAAACTTATCCCCGGATTGTAGGCGAGACCGGTGGTAAGGATTTTATTATAGCGCACAGGTCTGCTGATCCCAAACAGTTAGCAACTGCAATCTCCCGGGGCGCATTTGAGTACCAGGGACAAAAATGTTCTGCGGCTTCAAGGGCATATATTCCATCTAATCTGTGGGATAGCGTTAAAAAATCGGTACGGGAAGACGTTTCATCTTTCAAAATGGGCGGGCCGGAGGATTTTACCAATTTTATCAATGCCGTGATTGATGAAAGCTCATTTGATAAGATCACCACCTATATTGATGGGGCTAAAAAAAGCAATGATGCGGAGATCATTGCAGGCGGGAATTACGACAAATCAAAAGGTTATTTCATTCAGCCCACAGTTATTCTTGCCAAAGACCCCACCTACGTGACCATGTGCGAAGAGCTGTTTGGACCGGTTATGACAATTTACGTTTATGATAAAGACAAATATGAAGAAACCCTGAAACTGGTAGATAGTACTTCACCCTATGCGCTGACGGGCGCTGTTTTTGCAAAAGACAGGTATGCCATAGACTTAGCTTGTAAAATACTAACTAACGCTGCAGGTAATTTCTACATCAACGATAAGCCGTCTGGGGCAGTTGTAGGTCAGCAGCCCTTTGGAGGCTCACGTAAATCCGGAACCAATGACAAAGCCGGCAGCATGATCAATCTAATGAGGTGGGTTTCACCAAGAACCATCAAAGAGACTTTTGTACCGGCTACTGATTACAGGTATCCGTTTTTGAGTGCATAG
- the sucD gene encoding succinate--CoA ligase subunit alpha, whose amino-acid sequence MSILVNKNSKVIVQGFTGSEGTFHAEQMIEYGTNVVGGVTPGKGGTTHLNKPVFNTVQESVEKTSADVSVIFVPPAFAADAIMEAADAGIKVIITITEGIPTRDMIMVKEYLDGKDVRMIGPNCPGVITPGEAKVGIMPGFIHKPGKVGIISRSGTLTYEAVDQVTKAGLGQSTCIGVGGDPIIGTTIKEAIELFMDDPDTAGIIMIGEIGGGMESEAAHWIKENGKKPVVGFIAGKTAPPGRRMGHAGAIIGGADDTAAAKMKVMKECGIHVVESPADIGETMAEVLE is encoded by the coding sequence ATGAGTATATTAGTAAACAAAAATTCAAAAGTAATCGTGCAGGGATTTACTGGTTCAGAGGGAACCTTTCACGCTGAACAGATGATAGAATACGGCACGAATGTCGTTGGAGGTGTCACGCCTGGAAAAGGTGGTACAACACATCTCAACAAACCTGTGTTCAATACCGTGCAGGAATCTGTTGAAAAAACCTCAGCCGATGTATCGGTGATATTTGTACCGCCTGCTTTTGCTGCAGATGCTATTATGGAGGCTGCTGATGCAGGTATAAAGGTGATCATAACTATTACTGAAGGAATACCTACCCGGGATATGATCATGGTAAAAGAATACCTGGATGGAAAAGATGTAAGGATGATCGGGCCGAATTGCCCTGGTGTAATTACACCTGGTGAGGCGAAAGTTGGGATCATGCCAGGTTTTATCCATAAACCCGGAAAAGTTGGTATTATTTCCCGTTCCGGTACACTCACTTACGAAGCTGTTGACCAGGTAACAAAAGCCGGTTTAGGCCAATCTACCTGTATCGGTGTTGGGGGTGACCCGATCATAGGTACAACCATTAAAGAAGCCATAGAGTTATTTATGGACGACCCGGATACTGCAGGCATCATTATGATCGGTGAGATTGGCGGAGGTATGGAAAGTGAAGCAGCACACTGGATCAAAGAGAATGGAAAAAAACCTGTTGTCGGCTTTATCGCAGGAAAGACAGCACCACCGGGCAGAAGAATGGGACATGCCGGGGCTATTATCGGAGGAGCAGATGATACTGCTGCAGCTAAAATGAAGGTAATGAAGGAATGTGGTATTCATGTAGTGGAATCGCCTGCAGATATTGGCGAGACAATGGCGGAGGTGCTTGAATAG
- a CDS encoding type II toxin-antitoxin system VapC family toxin, producing the protein MKDTYILDACSLIAFFGNEKGSEKVDDILRRSEKEDCLVFIHKINLFEVYYDSYRRESKKKANDILITVNDLPITIIEQLEDKVFKEAGRLKATYRISLADSIALAEAKTKKAEIVTADHHEFDIIEKKEKIKFFWIR; encoded by the coding sequence GTGAAAGATACATATATTTTAGATGCGTGCTCATTGATAGCATTTTTCGGCAATGAAAAAGGGTCAGAAAAAGTAGATGATATTTTAAGAAGATCCGAAAAAGAAGATTGTTTAGTATTTATTCACAAAATAAATTTGTTTGAAGTATATTATGATTCTTACCGGAGAGAGAGCAAAAAGAAAGCTAATGATATTCTCATAACTGTTAATGATCTGCCAATAACCATTATTGAACAATTGGAAGATAAAGTATTTAAAGAAGCAGGTAGACTAAAAGCAACATACAGAATCTCTTTAGCTGACTCAATAGCTCTGGCAGAAGCAAAAACAAAAAAAGCAGAAATTGTAACAGCAGACCATCACGAGTTTGATATTATAGAAAAAAAAGAAAAAATTAAATTTTTTTGGATACGATAG
- a CDS encoding AbrB/MazE/SpoVT family DNA-binding domain-containing protein, whose product MKQIIVKSGILNLPKKIADKLNGKKVEFYETKEGILVKPVEDIITKARGILKGTAITSESFCKLKEKEKELER is encoded by the coding sequence ATGAAACAAATAATTGTAAAATCAGGGATTTTGAATCTCCCTAAAAAAATTGCCGATAAATTGAATGGAAAGAAAGTTGAATTTTATGAAACTAAGGAAGGGATATTGGTAAAGCCTGTAGAGGATATAATTACAAAGGCGAGAGGTATTTTAAAAGGAACAGCAATAACATCTGAAAGTTTTTGCAAATTAAAAGAAAAAGAAAAGGAATTAGAACGGTGA
- a CDS encoding replication-associated recombination protein A, with protein MPTPPLAERIRPDSLDTFIGQKHLVGKDAILRNALEAGVIPSMIFWGPPGSGKTTLANIISNKLSIPFIKISAVSSGVKDVKAIIEKARFNSKTALFIDEIHRFNKTQQDALLGAVEKGIITLIGATTENPSFEVISPLLSRCQVYILKPLEEEELVSLLKYVIKNDVVLKKKGIQLKEHQALLRISGGDARKLLNLLELAVDSAAPSTRDAGTVTISDDIVINIAQQKIALYDKKGEQHYDIISAFIKSMRGSDPNAAVYWLARMLEGGEEPKFIARRMIILASEDIGNANPMALVLAVNCFHGINFIGLPEAELILSQTAAYLASSPKSNASYKAIKKAKGIVKESGDLPVPLHLRNAPTKLMKNIGYGMDYKYAHDFENNFVEQQYLPDEIKGTLIYNPGKNSRENELRARLKKLWEKKYEY; from the coding sequence ATGCCAACCCCCCCATTAGCCGAACGGATCCGTCCCGATTCACTTGATACCTTTATCGGTCAAAAACATCTTGTCGGCAAAGATGCCATATTGAGAAATGCTCTTGAGGCAGGTGTGATACCTTCCATGATCTTTTGGGGGCCTCCCGGTTCAGGTAAGACCACTTTGGCGAATATCATTTCAAACAAATTATCTATCCCTTTCATTAAGATCAGCGCAGTGAGTTCAGGGGTAAAAGATGTCAAAGCCATTATTGAGAAAGCCCGCTTTAACTCCAAAACAGCGCTGTTTATTGACGAGATCCACCGTTTCAACAAAACCCAGCAGGATGCCCTGCTGGGTGCGGTAGAAAAGGGAATTATTACTTTGATAGGCGCTACCACTGAAAATCCATCTTTTGAAGTGATTTCCCCGCTGCTCTCCCGCTGCCAGGTTTATATTTTAAAACCATTGGAGGAAGAAGAGCTGGTATCATTGCTCAAATATGTTATTAAAAACGATGTGGTTCTTAAAAAGAAAGGTATTCAGCTCAAGGAACACCAGGCTTTACTTCGCATTTCAGGTGGAGACGCCAGGAAATTATTAAACCTCCTTGAATTAGCTGTTGATTCTGCGGCCCCGAGTACCCGGGATGCCGGGACAGTAACAATTTCGGATGATATCGTCATAAATATCGCCCAGCAAAAAATTGCTTTATACGACAAAAAAGGAGAGCAGCATTATGATATTATTTCAGCATTCATAAAATCAATGAGAGGGAGCGACCCCAATGCAGCAGTTTATTGGCTGGCAAGAATGTTGGAAGGAGGAGAGGAGCCTAAATTCATTGCAAGAAGAATGATCATTTTAGCATCGGAAGACATTGGCAATGCAAATCCTATGGCGCTGGTGTTGGCAGTAAACTGTTTCCATGGCATTAATTTCATTGGCTTACCCGAAGCTGAACTTATCCTGTCCCAAACTGCTGCTTACCTTGCTTCATCACCCAAAAGCAACGCTTCCTATAAAGCAATAAAAAAGGCAAAGGGTATAGTAAAAGAATCCGGAGACCTGCCGGTTCCGCTGCATCTAAGAAATGCCCCCACAAAACTTATGAAAAATATTGGTTATGGAATGGATTATAAATATGCCCATGATTTTGAGAATAACTTTGTCGAACAGCAATATTTACCTGATGAAATTAAAGGGACACTCATTTATAACCCAGGTAAGAATTCACGGGAGAATGAGCTGAGGGCAAGGTTAAAAAAACTCTGGGAGAAAAAATATGAATATTAA
- a CDS encoding SDR family NAD(P)-dependent oxidoreductase — protein MNKLRNKNALVTGGSRGIGPHIARALASKGVNVVVTARSAELLQKMAASIEEMGVRSAAIPVDIKNSEERKVLVKKTIDFLGSIDILINNAGVESEGAFIKLDPEIIDMTVQTNVLAPMHLTHLVLPQMLKNGEGHIVNISSIAGKKSPPYEAVYGGTKAALIEWTSALRIELEGTGVSLSVICPGFVTGEGMFAKCGMKPPKTVGSCTPQQVANATVRAIKRNQPEVIVNSLPIRPLLAISALFPRFSNWFINVMGITEFQRKRTGG, from the coding sequence ATGAATAAGTTAAGAAATAAAAATGCTCTTGTTACCGGGGGTTCAAGAGGAATCGGACCACACATTGCTCGTGCCCTGGCAAGTAAAGGTGTAAACGTTGTGGTTACTGCACGTTCGGCAGAACTTTTACAAAAAATGGCCGCTTCAATTGAGGAGATGGGTGTGCGTTCCGCTGCCATTCCGGTTGACATCAAAAATTCAGAAGAACGTAAAGTGCTTGTTAAGAAAACCATAGACTTTCTTGGATCAATCGATATTCTCATCAACAATGCCGGTGTGGAATCTGAAGGAGCTTTCATCAAACTTGATCCGGAGATTATTGACATGACTGTGCAAACAAATGTGTTAGCTCCCATGCACCTCACACACCTGGTGCTCCCGCAAATGCTGAAGAATGGTGAAGGACACATCGTAAATATAAGCTCTATCGCAGGCAAAAAAAGCCCTCCCTACGAAGCAGTATATGGCGGTACCAAAGCTGCACTCATTGAGTGGACAAGTGCGCTACGTATCGAACTGGAAGGCACAGGCGTAAGTCTTTCAGTTATTTGTCCTGGTTTTGTTACAGGTGAAGGGATGTTTGCTAAATGTGGTATGAAGCCACCAAAAACGGTAGGATCTTGTACTCCACAACAAGTAGCAAACGCTACAGTAAGGGCTATCAAGCGTAATCAACCCGAAGTCATAGTCAACTCTCTGCCTATACGCCCATTGTTAGCAATTAGCGCGCTCTTCCCAAGATTCTCCAACTGGTTTATCAATGTGATGGGCATAACCGAATTTCAGCGTAAGAGAACAGGTGGATGA
- a CDS encoding PAS domain S-box protein, whose protein sequence is MDTVTRSLKPRTNPSVIPGGGTGVKDKRIDQIYDIIMQLASGNVKVKPNLSNKSDRFGGIIKGLSLLRKEIIEMQLERIGAKQEISEILKVVESFASLDYSKKAKLRADTDLFNTLAKGINKLGEELQSSTVSRDYFENVLQSMINMLIVVNPDGTIRTVNSTALELLGYQENELIGKSISIIFSQDTPSKKGRGKVIEELIKKGTVHNVEKIFLSKSGNKIPVLFSGSLMSDDNCKLQGIVCAAQDITRRKQVEEERKKRAEATAAVRAGKKRAEELEQINAELKKADEHIKASLKEKEILLKEIHHRVKNNMQVISGLLDLQADKSKDPAIKDFSTKAKDRIRSMALLHEKIYLSKDLANIEISDYIETLTDELVYNYNINNNIKLKREIDEVFLDIDKAIPLGLIINELVSNSLKYAFPKDRKGEIFISLKSLSRQSRSKKNNGIILEVGDNGLGLPKNFDIQNTETLGLELVKSLTQQLKGSLKIIRHNGTKFNIAFAE, encoded by the coding sequence ATGGATACAGTTACCCGGTCATTAAAGCCCCGCACCAATCCCTCCGTGATCCCGGGAGGAGGTACAGGTGTAAAGGATAAAAGAATTGATCAGATCTATGATATTATCATGCAATTAGCCTCCGGTAATGTGAAGGTAAAACCCAACCTTTCCAATAAAAGCGACAGGTTTGGCGGCATTATTAAAGGTCTCAGTTTACTTCGCAAGGAGATCATTGAAATGCAGCTTGAACGTATTGGAGCTAAACAGGAGATAAGCGAGATTTTAAAGGTTGTTGAGTCTTTTGCATCTCTGGATTACTCAAAAAAAGCTAAGCTCAGAGCAGATACAGACCTTTTTAATACACTGGCTAAAGGAATAAATAAATTAGGCGAAGAATTGCAGTCTTCCACTGTATCACGTGATTACTTCGAAAATGTTCTTCAAAGCATGATCAATATGCTGATCGTGGTCAACCCGGATGGAACGATTAGAACTGTTAACTCAACGGCACTTGAACTTTTGGGATATCAGGAAAATGAGTTAATTGGAAAATCTATTAGTATTATATTTTCGCAAGACACCCCCTCCAAAAAAGGCAGAGGTAAAGTAATTGAGGAACTTATTAAAAAAGGAACAGTTCACAATGTTGAGAAGATCTTTCTGTCCAAAAGTGGTAATAAGATCCCGGTTTTATTTTCAGGCTCGCTCATGAGTGATGATAATTGTAAACTTCAGGGAATCGTTTGCGCTGCTCAGGATATTACCAGGCGCAAACAGGTTGAAGAAGAAAGAAAAAAACGTGCCGAAGCAACAGCAGCAGTCAGAGCCGGGAAAAAGCGTGCTGAAGAGTTAGAACAAATCAACGCTGAACTTAAAAAGGCAGATGAACATATCAAAGCATCACTTAAAGAAAAGGAGATTTTGTTAAAAGAAATCCATCATAGGGTAAAAAATAATATGCAGGTAATTTCAGGTTTGCTTGATCTTCAGGCCGACAAAAGTAAAGACCCGGCAATCAAAGATTTTTCAACAAAAGCCAAAGACCGTATCAGGTCCATGGCGCTTTTACATGAAAAAATATATCTATCAAAAGACCTGGCAAATATTGAAATTTCTGACTATATTGAAACCCTTACTGATGAACTGGTCTATAATTATAATATTAATAATAATATCAAACTAAAAAGGGAGATTGATGAAGTATTTTTGGATATTGATAAGGCAATACCGTTGGGTTTAATAATCAATGAACTTGTGTCTAATTCGCTAAAATATGCTTTCCCTAAAGACAGAAAAGGAGAAATTTTCATAAGTCTTAAGTCCCTGTCCAGACAAAGTCGGAGTAAAAAAAATAATGGAATTATATTGGAAGTTGGCGATAATGGATTAGGTTTGCCTAAAAATTTTGATATTCAAAATACAGAAACTTTGGGTTTAGAGCTTGTAAAATCTTTAACCCAGCAGCTTAAGGGTAGTCTTAAGATTATCAGGCATAACGGCACAAAATTTAATATAGCATTTGCAGAATGA
- a CDS encoding response regulator — MKLSTKPHILIVEDEMVIGMTIRNKLQNMGYAVCGLVDSWEDAADILERSQTDLVLLDIRIKGQIDGIELGRQIIEVMKIPVIFLTAHSDNITIQRAAQIQHSGYIVKPFRDEELKTTIEKALRIAPPVGGA; from the coding sequence ATGAAACTTAGTACTAAGCCACATATATTAATAGTCGAAGATGAAATGGTAATTGGGATGACTATAAGAAATAAGCTCCAAAATATGGGATATGCTGTTTGCGGACTGGTAGATTCGTGGGAGGATGCTGCTGATATATTAGAACGGTCTCAGACAGATCTGGTTCTCCTGGACATCAGAATAAAGGGGCAAATAGATGGCATTGAATTAGGCAGACAAATTATTGAGGTGATGAAAATACCAGTGATCTTTCTTACAGCCCATTCTGATAACATAACTATACAGCGCGCAGCTCAAATTCAACATTCAGGTTATATTGTAAAACCTTTTAGGGATGAAGAATTGAAAACAACGATTGAAAAGGCATTGCGCATAGCCCCGCCAGTTGGCGGGGCATAG